AAGAGTTGCCAGGCTGCGGCAAAACTAAGCGTAAATTCCAAATCGCGATGTCGTGGGGCGAGACGATCTGCCGACCAGCTGCGCTCACCGCTGGTGGCGAACAGGATCATTGGTGACAAAATTTGACGTAGGATATCCAAGATCTCGTCGCAGTCCTTGTCGGCCAGAATGGAGACCAACGCTGGTAGTGTGGGGTTCGCGGCATTCACCATGCCCGTAGCCCTGAGGCCTGCAATTAGGGCCTCGGCGCCAGCAATATTGTGGCACACGTCTAGCAGTAGCGACCTTGCGCCTTGGCCTTCATCACTGATCTCGATGTGATCAAAGCGCGCCCTCATACAAGGGGGTGTAGGCACCAAATTCTGGTCGACTTTAGCGATGCTGCCTACTAATGCCTCTTGCGGACTCACGGTCGATCGGCTGATTGCTCCCGTTGCCACTAGCCAGTAATAGGCTGCCGCTGCCTTGGCAAAATTATCGCGCAGGAACGGCGGCCAGCCTCGCGCTTTTTGCGGTAGCTTCACTGCAGCGTGGGGGCAGCGAGGCAGATCAAGGACGAGCTCGTCGTCGATGATGCGAAATTCTAGGCCTTGCTCCCAAAAAGGGGCCTGGAGTTCAGCTGCCGCGTTGCGTAGCACGGCCGTGGCTCCAGGTGTGCCTGCAGTGCTTCCGCCCCAGATCACCGGTCGCCCTGGGCGCATGATCCCGGCTTTTTCGGCAGCAATAGCTTCATGCGTGGAGCCCAGCCACTGTTGGTGGTCGAGACCGATACTCGTGATGATCGCGAGACAGGGGTCGGCGACATTCGTCGAGTCCCACCTACCGCCCAAGCCTACCTCAAGGATGTTGAGATCGGTGCGGTTGCGCGCAAATAAGCGCAGCGCTAGCAGTGTGTTGATTTCAAAAAATGACAGCGGTTCGTAAACCTCGGCCGGTATCTCACGTTCGAGGAGCCTTAGCTCGTCCACTAAGTCTTCATCCCGCACTTGCCGCCTAGAAAGCTGTATCCGCTCGCGAAAATGCTGCAAGTGTGGCGACGAGAACAGTCCGACGCGCCACTGATGCGCGGCACAAAGTTGCCAGAGGAATCCGCTCGTCGTACCTTTACCATTAGTACCGGCAACTGTGATCGTTGGTCGCTTGATTAACTCAGGCTGTGCCAAGGTATCCAAAGCCGCTTGGATGCGGCTTAAGCCTGGTTTGATGACTTGAGGACGCCTATCAAATAGCGCCACGAGCTCTGGTGGATCTGTAGTGTCGTGGCCGTTCATTGCGGCATGAGCATGCCGAGAATCTTGGCAATCTGTGGTCTTAGCGACTCACGATCACAGATCATGTCCAGCATCCCGTGCTCGAGCAGATACTCGGAACGTTGGAAGCCTTCGGGTAATTTTTCCCGAATAGTTTGCTGAATCACGCGCGGCCCGGCAAAACCGATCAGCGCTCCCGGTTCGCCAATATTGACGTCGCCTAGAGTGGCAAAACTGGCAGCAACGCCGCCAGTGGTCGGATGCGTCAGCACCGAGATAAACGGTACCTTGGCCTCGCGTAGCTTAGCGAGTGCAGCGCAAGTTTTTGCCATCTGCATCAGACTGAGGATGCCCTCTTGCATCCTCGCGCCGCCGGACGACGAAAAGATAATCGCCGGCTCACGCTGCGCAGCCGCGCGCAAATAAAGACGGGCAATCTTCTCGCCAACCACTGAGCCCATGCTACCGCCCATGAATTGGAAATCAAAGACGCCCAACTGCACAGGACGCCCACTAAGCCGCCCGCGACCGGCATAAAAAGCATCGTACTGCCCAGTCTTCTTGAACGTATCAGCGAGACGCGTCTTGTAGGATTTGCTGTCCGCAAACTTCAAGGGATCCGTCGAGCAGAGCTCGGCGTCCATCTCCTCGAAGCTGTCAGCGTCGAGAAAGTGCTGAATGCGTTCAATGGCAACTAACGGAAAATGGTGACCACACTTGGGACACACATTTTGGTTCAGCTTAAAATCTCGCTTCAGAACAATCTCACCACAATTACTACAACGTTCCCAGAGGCCGTCGGGGGTGTCAGTACGTTGTCCTTTAGTCAGAGGTGCTTTTTCTCGGTTTAGCCAAGCCACGAGTGGTTCCTCAAAGCTGATTCATTGGAGAAGTGTAAAACTAACGTAAACGTCCAGATATCGCAAGGGAAGAGCAGTTTTTTGGCAAAGCTTAAAAATCATTTTTCCTAAAAATAACAATATTTTCCGGTTGCAACCAGTAGGGACCATGGCTAAGATCGGTCTTAATCCCAAGAATGAACTCAAGTTTAGTAACAGCATAACGGTGCCTGCGTCATGTTTGGCCCTTCTGCTGCTTAGCGATTTTGCTCAGTCCATTGGTGCTCATCTTTAGGGGGGTCTGACGTGAACTGTAAGAAGTGTCCACATCATGTTCGTCATGGTCAGGTTGGCGCCGATGGCAAGACTATCGAGTTCAAAAATCGCTGCGGACTTAGGATGCGCGAGGCACAGCAGATTGACTGTGGCCACTACCCATTCGCCGCCGGTTTTGATTACACCAGCTGCGATCATTATCTGACCACCTTTAAGACGGCTGGACAGCGCAACGACGTCGTACCGACCTCCGACTTCCAGTACTCGGACAAATTAGCAGGAAGCTCCATCACGGAGATGGAGCTTCTTTAAGCGATTAGTTATGGACCAACTTTGCTCGCGCCCTGCCCCCTTAGGACCGAGCGGTTGCTCCGTGGACGTGACCACCACGGTTGGTCTTCTTAGCCTGCTGCTTGGCGTACCAGCGATCAAACCACACCAGCGAGAAACTGGCGACAAAGGTCGAGGTCAGCGTTGCTGCTACGATGCCGAGTGCCATAGCTGCCGCAAAGTTCCAGATTTGGCCAGAGCCGAAAATCAAGATTCCGAACAGCGACACTAAAGTTACACCCGACGTGTTGAGCGACCGCGTCAATGTCTCGTTGAGTGAGATGTTGATGTTGTCGAGCAGACTGCGTCGTCCGTGATTACCGAGATTCTCGCGAATACGGTCAAAGATTACGATCGTGTCGTTGACCGAGTAGCCGATGATGGTCAAGAAAGCAGCGACCGACGTTAAGTCAAACGAACGCCAGAAGAACTGGTAGAACGCCAAGACGAAGAATACGTCGATAAACATTTTCACCAGCACGCCAGGGCCAAACCGCATATCGAAGCGGAAGGCGACGTAGAGCAAGATGAAGAAGATCGAGGCCATCATGCTCGCCACACCCTGACCGCGAAGTTCCTTGCCAACTTGGGGTCCGACGTAGTCGATCGAGAGGATCTCCGGGCTCTTGCTGGCAAGCTGGCTGAGAAGTGCTGTCTTCAGCTCCTGACCTTTAGCTTGTTCGTCCTGTTGCGTTACGTCTTTGCCACCGGTGGCTTCGATATCTTCCATACCAAAGCGCATGAGGTACTGACGGTTGCCGCCGCCCAGAGCTTGCAGCGTGACTTGACGCAAGCCCACTTGCTTGGCTACAGCGTTGAGCTCGGCTGGTTGGACATCCGCTGCAAACCGAGCCTGTAATTCGGTACCACCAGCAAAATCCACGCCCCAGTTAAGCCCGCGGACAGCGGTGAAACCTAAGGTACCAACAATGAGCGCACCACAGAACGCCGTGAACGGCAGCGAGTACTTACTAAAATTGATGTTAAACGCGTGACGCTGCTTTTCAATCGTGCGCTCACCAAGCCAGGTACGTACTTCTTTGTCGCTTTTCGACCGTGCCATCACGAGTTCGAAGAACGCTTTGGTACAGGTCAGCGAGGTAAAGAGCGAGACCAACAGACCGATAATCAGGGTAACGGCAAAGCCGCGAATTGGACCCGATGGGTTAGTCTCGAGGAGCACGAAGCCGGCGATGAGCGCTGTGACGTGAGCATCAAAAATGGTCCAGAATACGCGTCCGAAGCCGTTTTCGATCGCTTTCTTCGAGGTTTTGCCCTCGCCGAGTTCTTGCCGGATCCTCTCGTTGATCAACACGTTAGCGTCAACCGCCATACCCAAAGTGAGGACGAAACCGGCGATACCAGGCAGCGATAGGGAGAAGCCGAAGAGTGCCATCAACCCTAAGAGATACAGCCCGTTAAGAATCAGAGCCAAACAGGCCAGGAGTCCAGGGCGGCGGTAGTGATATACCATGTAGCCGAATACTAGCATCAGGCCTACGAGCACGCCTTTGATGCCCTCGTCGGCGAGTTCTGGACCAAGGCTCGCACCAACTTGGCGCTCCTCTAGTACCTCAATTGTCGCTGGTAGGGCACCAGACTTCAGCACCAAGGCCAGCTGATTGGCTTCGTTATAGGTGTCTTGCCAGCTACCACGATTGCCCATCGTAATGACGCCCTGGCCAGTGGCAATCTTGGACTGAATGTTGGGAGCCGAAACAACCTCTTCGTCCAGAACGATCGCTAATCGGTGGCCAACGTTGGCACCGGTAACGTCACCAAAGCGCTTGCCGCCTGGACCAGTGAATTTCATCGAGACCTGGGGACGACGATCGAGCCCTTGGCTGTCTTCCGTGACGAAGGCGTCAAGAATGTCGTCACCACCGATCTCGGTCGAAGCCTCGACAACGTACGTGGTATAGCGCGACTTCTTGCCACCGGCGATATCTTCGCGATTTAGATAGAGCTGACGGTCGTCGGGAATTTTAGGTTTGGCGTAGGTCATAAGGGCCTGGCGGTCTTCGCTAACCAGTGCGGCCTGGCCGCCGTTGTTGCTGGCGGTCACGCCCGCTGGCAGATCGGTGAGGTTGTCGAAGCCGCGGAATTTATCGTCCACCAGCTTAAATTTCAGCTGGGCCGTGCGACCTAGTAGCTCTTTAGCTTTTGTTGGGTCCTTGAAGCCCGGCAACTGTACGAGGATGGAGTTGTCAGCCTGGCGTCTATTGATCAGCGGCTCGCTCACGCCCCACTTGTCGACCCGGCTGCGCACAACTTTTTCCGCCTGCTCAATGGCGCTAGCCTTGATGCGACGCAGCTGCTCGTCTTCAAACCCAAAGTCAATGGTTTGGCCGCTGCGGTTGACCTGCACCATTCCCGGGTATTCTTTGCGGAACTTGTCTTTGAACGTCGACGCATCAACGCCCTCTCGCAGTTCGACGCGCAGGATCTGCTTGCCAGCGATGTTGTAAGCTTTGGCGACGCCTTCTTTGTTGTCATCAGACCAACGTTGCGTTTCCGTGCCTAGACGGCTCAGCTTGTTGTCAACGGCACTTGTGGTGTTGACGCCAAGCACCAACTGAACACCGCCCTGCAAATCGAGTCCGAGGGACACGTGTTTTTGCGGCAGCCAGCTCGGAATCCGCTTGGCCATGTCCACCTCGGAGTTCCGAATCTCCTTTGGCGTTGCAAAGTAAATGATTGAGGGAGCCACAATGTAAGCGGCCCAGACAGTAATGGCGCCAATAAATAGCAAACGCCAACGCAACGGGTTCATACGTCAACCACCCATGTAGAAATGAATTACAGCTCTAGTTACAACGATCACTTTTTAAGTGATTACCTTGATCATCGCTAAGTTGCAGCAAATTTTTCGCACTGTTGCTGGGAGGCGCAACGCCAATCACTGGGCCTGACTGATCCCTACGACTTGCCATGCGCCACCGCGGCCGGTGCGGGCAAAGGTCCAATCCTCGACAAATTTGACTGGCACCAAGTCGCTGCCAGCCAGCACTTGATGCGACGCTTCGTCAACCGTGTAATCGAGTAAGTTGGCATGAAAGCGTACGGTTGCCACGTCGCTATCACCATCGCGCCACGTCTCACCAACGTCGACTTCGCGGACGCTAATATTTTCCAGTCGATTGATTTGTTTTTGGCGCCGGAGCTCGTTCAGGTCGGTTTGCAACGCATGACGCACCTCATCCCCAAGGAGATCTTGGATTGATCCGAGGTCACGCCGCGTCCAGGCACCCTGCACGCGGAAAAAAATATCGCTAGCGGTTTCGCTCTCGAGGGGGTCAGCTGCGCTCTTGCCGGCGCCCGCCGCCTCGGATGGGGGCATGCGGAAGCTAATCATCGAGCCCGTTCCTGATGGGGTTGCGGCCTGGCTCCCCTGGCGCGACCGAAATAGGCGGTAACCCAGGTAGCCAAGGCCAGCGATCACCATGAGTTCAAAGAGACCGATGCCGCCACGGCCCCCACCGTATCCGCCACTGGCTCCGTATCCACCATCTACAGGCCCTGCGCCGTAGCCACCGCCCATGGCGCGCCCCACGGAATTGAATAGCATACTGCCGAGGAATCCGCCGGCGATCCCACCGGCCATGTTGCGGAGAAACCCCCCACGCGATGGCGCCGCCGCTGGCGGCTCTGACCTATAGTTGGGAATGCTGCTTGGTGCCGGGGTTGCCGGAGCGCGGTAGTCTTGCTGCGGTTGGGCTAACGGGTAGGGGTTGGCTGGCGGTCTTTGCCGCATCCCAAACCCGCTACTTCCACTGCTGCCCCGGCCGAAGCTACGGCCGAAGCTACGGCCGCCGCCGGCTCTTCCCAGTGCTGGTGCTGTGATCAGTGTGACGCTTACTAAACTAGTAACGAGCCAACCCAGTGCGTTTTTCATGCCTAAATCTCACTCCGCAGCGCTGTCCGACTTGGTGGAACAATTCTCATGCTCACCCTACCTGAGGTGTCCTATAGACTATGTCACATTGACTTGTCTCCGGGTACTTTTTTGCACCCGATCCGTGACATTAAGCAATTGACTCGCCGCCAGAGTTCTTGCATCGTTAAGTGCAGTATAGAACAATCAAATTAAATGATTGGGATGCCGATGATCGTCGTTGAAGGTCTCAGCAAGTCGTACGGAGGCCGTCGAGCTATCGACGGGGTCAGTTTCACTATAGCCGAGGGCGAGATCGTGGGTCTGCTTGGCCTCAATGGGGCCGGCAAGAGTACGATTCTCAAAATCCTGGGCTGCTTTCTACTGCCATCATCGGGGACGGCTCGGGTCGGCGGGTACTCCGTGGATAGTGATCCACAGTCCATCCGCCGCCTTATTGGCTACCTACCGGATGTGCCGCCGCTTTATGATGAGATGACGGTAGATGCCTACTTGGCTTACGTCGCGCGCCTTAAAAACGTCCCCGCCGCTGATGTGGCGCGCAGTGTCAGTGCGGCCAAGGACAAAACCAACCTTGACGAGGTGGGTAGCGCCCGGATCAGCGAATTATCCCACGGTTTTCGCCAACGTGTCGGTATCGCCCAGGCCCTGGTCCATAACCCAAAGGTTATCATCCTCGACGAGCCTATTAACGGGCTGGATCCTGTCCAAATCGTCGAGATGCGGGATCTTATTTTATCGCTACGCGGTCACCATACGGTGGTGCTTTCGAGTCACATACTTTCGGAAATCACCAAGACTTGTGACCGAGTTCTCGTGGTGGACCAAGGCCGCCTCGTGGCCGAGGGGTCAGAGGTTGATTTGCAATCACGCATGGTGGCCACCATGCGTCTCAGCCTTGACGTAAGTCAAGTGCCACAGGGGTTTGCGGACCAGCTGAGGGCTGTCGATGGGGTGGCCGGGGTGCAGTATGTGCCCGGTCAAGGTATCGAGCGCTTCTATATCGAGACTTCGCGTGATGTCAGAGCTCAACTTGCCAGTCTTACGGTCCATTCCGGGGCAGGGCTCCTTGGGCTTAGCCGCGGCGAGGCCGGTCTAGAGGGACTCTTTATGAAACTGATCAAACCTGTGGAGGAGCGCGTCCATGGCTAAAGCGCTATTAGTCGCCAGTCGTGAGATGAAAGCCTATCTTTCGACCTGGATGGGGTACGTGATTTGTGCGGCAGCTCTCTTCATTGAAGGACTGCTATTTAACGCATATGCCGTGGGAGCGCAGCCCAAGGCCTCGGCCGAGGTGCTAGCGAACTATTTCTATTTCGCTTCCGGTATCGCCATGGTGGCTGGGGTGTTTTTGTCCATGCGCCTATTGGCTGAGGAGAAGCAGAACGGGACGATCGTTCTCTTCTTTACGTCGCCGATTACCGAGCGCCAGTTGATTTACGGTAAATTTCTCTCAGCCTTTGGCTTCATGATGATCATCCAGCTGCTTTCACTTTATATGCCTGGCTTAATCTTTATGGTCGGCAAAGTGTCTCTGGGCCACCTAGCGGCTGGTTACTTGATGCTGGCGCTGATTGGCGCTAGTGCCATCGCGATCGCACTATTTGCCTCAGCGATTTCCCCCAATCAGTTGGTGGCGGGAGTGACTGGAGCTTTATTTGTTGTCACTCTGCTGGTGTTGTGGATGGTTGCCGATGTCGTATCGCCGCCGTTTAAAGAGCTGTTTGGTTACCTGGCCATTCATAATCGGCACTTTATGCCATTCTCGCAGGGCATCGTGCACATACGCGACGTGGTTTACTACGGATCGGTGATTTTCTTTTTCTTGGAATGTTCGGTACGAGCTCTCGAAGCTAGGAGGTGGCAGGGATAATGGGCACTTTACTGACGACTTTGCGACTGCCGTTATCGTTGCTTGGGCTCGCTCTGCTATTTATCGCTGAGCGCTACCTGAGTTCAGAGACTTACCATTTAGCACTACGTGTCGTGGCGATGGCACTTATGGCTCTTGGCTGGGTTTTTACCCTGATCCTAGCCAACACCGTAGCCAAAACGCGCGCACCAGAAGCCAAAGGATGGCGCATCGCCAGCCTATGGCAGCTCATCTTGCTGGCGAGTTCAGGGGCTTATCTGGGCTACGCCAAGACTCTTACCGGTGATTTGGCTCCGGAAACCCTCGTAGGCAAAGTGCTCTTAGCAGTCTGGTTGATCCTGTTATTTGTGGGGATCGCCGGTGCTATCGGCTCCGAGTGGTCTATGCGCAGCGCTGGCCGTGGCGAATTGGCCGAACCAGTCCGCGTGGGGCGTGCGACCTTATCGTGGACCGCCGTCGGCATACTACTGGCCTTCCTTGTGACCATCAATTACGTCGCCGACAAAAAAGACGTACAGCGCGATTGGAGCTATCTCAAGGTTAGTTCCCCGTCGCAGTCCACGCTAAATATGGTCAAGACTTTGACCGACGACTTGACGATTGCGCTTTTTTACCCGCAGAGCAACGAGGTCAAAAACACAATTGAAAGTTATTTTAAGGCGGTCTCTAAGGCGGAGCCGAAGATAAAGCTGCAATGGCTCGATAAAGATATGAGCCCCAATCAGGCCGAGGAATTGCGCGTCAATCGCAATGGAATTATTGTTTTTGATATGAAGGGCAAAAAGGGTCGCATCGATACCGGAACGACTTTGGACAAGGCCAAGAAGACTCTGCGCGAGATTGACGGCGAATTTCAAAAAGCCTTTCTTGAGACCACTGCGACCAAACGCACTGTGTACTTTACTCGCGGTCACGGTGAATCAACTTGGGTGGGTGATGCCTCTGATAGCCCGCTTAAGTCGCTGACCATGCTCGAGGGTTTTCTGCGTGGTCAAAATTACACGACTAAGTTTCTTGGTATTTCTGAGGGTAGCGCTACCGCTGTCCCTGACGATGCCGCAGCGGTCGTCATCGTTGG
The DNA window shown above is from Deltaproteobacteria bacterium and carries:
- a CDS encoding acetyl-CoA carboxylase carboxyltransferase subunit beta, with protein sequence MAWLNREKAPLTKGQRTDTPDGLWERCSNCGEIVLKRDFKLNQNVCPKCGHHFPLVAIERIQHFLDADSFEEMDAELCSTDPLKFADSKSYKTRLADTFKKTGQYDAFYAGRGRLSGRPVQLGVFDFQFMGGSMGSVVGEKIARLYLRAAAQREPAIIFSSSGGARMQEGILSLMQMAKTCAALAKLREAKVPFISVLTHPTTGGVAASFATLGDVNIGEPGALIGFAGPRVIQQTIREKLPEGFQRSEYLLEHGMLDMICDRESLRPQIAKILGMLMPQ
- a CDS encoding Tim44 domain-containing protein; protein product: MKNALGWLVTSLVSVTLITAPALGRAGGGRSFGRSFGRGSSGSSGFGMRQRPPANPYPLAQPQQDYRAPATPAPSSIPNYRSEPPAAAPSRGGFLRNMAGGIAGGFLGSMLFNSVGRAMGGGYGAGPVDGGYGASGGYGGGRGGIGLFELMVIAGLGYLGYRLFRSRQGSQAATPSGTGSMISFRMPPSEAAGAGKSAADPLESETASDIFFRVQGAWTRRDLGSIQDLLGDEVRHALQTDLNELRRQKQINRLENISVREVDVGETWRDGDSDVATVRFHANLLDYTVDEASHQVLAGSDLVPVKFVEDWTFARTGRGGAWQVVGISQAQ
- the secD gene encoding protein translocase subunit SecD, with translation MNPLRWRLLFIGAITVWAAYIVAPSIIYFATPKEIRNSEVDMAKRIPSWLPQKHVSLGLDLQGGVQLVLGVNTTSAVDNKLSRLGTETQRWSDDNKEGVAKAYNIAGKQILRVELREGVDASTFKDKFRKEYPGMVQVNRSGQTIDFGFEDEQLRRIKASAIEQAEKVVRSRVDKWGVSEPLINRRQADNSILVQLPGFKDPTKAKELLGRTAQLKFKLVDDKFRGFDNLTDLPAGVTASNNGGQAALVSEDRQALMTYAKPKIPDDRQLYLNREDIAGGKKSRYTTYVVEASTEIGGDDILDAFVTEDSQGLDRRPQVSMKFTGPGGKRFGDVTGANVGHRLAIVLDEEVVSAPNIQSKIATGQGVITMGNRGSWQDTYNEANQLALVLKSGALPATIEVLEERQVGASLGPELADEGIKGVLVGLMLVFGYMVYHYRRPGLLACLALILNGLYLLGLMALFGFSLSLPGIAGFVLTLGMAVDANVLINERIRQELGEGKTSKKAIENGFGRVFWTIFDAHVTALIAGFVLLETNPSGPIRGFAVTLIIGLLVSLFTSLTCTKAFFELVMARSKSDKEVRTWLGERTIEKQRHAFNINFSKYSLPFTAFCGALIVGTLGFTAVRGLNWGVDFAGGTELQARFAADVQPAELNAVAKQVGLRQVTLQALGGGNRQYLMRFGMEDIEATGGKDVTQQDEQAKGQELKTALLSQLASKSPEILSIDYVGPQVGKELRGQGVASMMASIFFILLYVAFRFDMRFGPGVLVKMFIDVFFVLAFYQFFWRSFDLTSVAAFLTIIGYSVNDTIVIFDRIRENLGNHGRRSLLDNINISLNETLTRSLNTSGVTLVSLFGILIFGSGQIWNFAAAMALGIVAATLTSTFVASFSLVWFDRWYAKQQAKKTNRGGHVHGATARS
- a CDS encoding ABC transporter ATP-binding protein, with protein sequence MIVVEGLSKSYGGRRAIDGVSFTIAEGEIVGLLGLNGAGKSTILKILGCFLLPSSGTARVGGYSVDSDPQSIRRLIGYLPDVPPLYDEMTVDAYLAYVARLKNVPAADVARSVSAAKDKTNLDEVGSARISELSHGFRQRVGIAQALVHNPKVIILDEPINGLDPVQIVEMRDLILSLRGHHTVVLSSHILSEITKTCDRVLVVDQGRLVAEGSEVDLQSRMVATMRLSLDVSQVPQGFADQLRAVDGVAGVQYVPGQGIERFYIETSRDVRAQLASLTVHSGAGLLGLSRGEAGLEGLFMKLIKPVEERVHG